In Candidatus Berkelbacteria bacterium, the following are encoded in one genomic region:
- a CDS encoding polysaccharide deacetylase family protein, which translates to MRGLLLFSIAVLAAAVGVVLFLVSYGGKIAGTEQPNSKVVAADIPIKTPETRRRAEVPILMYHYIRDYKSETDPLGVQLSVSPAAFRAQLQALKRDGYSTISLSEFAKGNFGSKPIVLTFDDGYEDHFTTALPILQELNYTATFFIVKNFIGRPGYLSAAQISMLQDAGMEIGGHSTNHANLSKMTYEKAVADISSSLAGRDNVFSYPSGQYTYETLDVVSGLGVTAAVTTEQGVATTETNLLELPRIRVKEKTDLISKIAELRDIQVPSKASQPPAAEVELQE; encoded by the coding sequence ATGAGGGGGTTGCTACTTTTTTCGATCGCCGTTTTAGCCGCTGCGGTAGGAGTGGTTTTATTTCTTGTGTCATACGGCGGAAAGATCGCCGGGACGGAGCAACCTAATAGTAAAGTTGTCGCGGCGGATATACCTATAAAAACGCCAGAAACACGCCGTCGCGCGGAAGTGCCCATCCTGATGTACCACTACATTCGGGATTATAAGAGCGAAACGGACCCGCTCGGCGTCCAACTATCTGTTTCACCGGCGGCGTTTAGGGCTCAGCTGCAAGCCCTAAAGCGCGACGGCTATTCGACGATTAGTCTATCGGAATTCGCCAAAGGTAATTTTGGCTCTAAGCCGATCGTCCTGACTTTTGATGACGGGTACGAGGACCACTTCACTACAGCGTTACCGATCCTGCAGGAACTCAACTACACTGCTACCTTTTTTATCGTCAAAAATTTCATTGGGCGTCCTGGTTACTTGAGTGCTGCGCAAATAAGCATGCTACAGGACGCCGGTATGGAAATAGGCGGCCATTCCACAAATCACGCTAACCTCTCGAAAATGACTTATGAGAAGGCCGTCGCCGACATCTCCTCTAGTCTAGCTGGTCGCGACAACGTCTTTTCTTACCCCTCAGGGCAGTATACTTACGAGACCCTGGACGTAGTTAGCGGCCTGGGAGTAACGGCTGCGGTGACAACCGAACAGGGCGTCGCCACAACCGAAACCAACCTGCTGGAGCTGCCGCGTATTAGGGTAAAAGAGAAGACTGATCTAATTAGCAAGATCGCCGAGCTTAGAGACATCCAAGTACCGTCGAAGGCTTCACAGCCACCGGCCGCTGAGGTAGAATTACAGGAGTAG
- a CDS encoding peptidylprolyl isomerase, with amino-acid sequence MLVPKKQNEGGAVTTTTNNTAVKKAIIETDKGNIELDLYPDVAPKTVDNFIQKANAGFFNGLKFHRVEDWVIQGGDPLSRDESQKDLWGTGGGNIDTELSDKPFGVGALGVARGNEIKISNDSQFFITKKDAQFLNSQYTIFGQVTAGMDVVEKIAIGDLIKSVTIK; translated from the coding sequence ATGTTGGTTCCAAAAAAACAAAATGAAGGAGGCGCTGTGACAACAACTACCAATAATACTGCCGTAAAAAAAGCAATAATTGAAACCGATAAGGGCAATATCGAGCTCGATCTTTACCCTGACGTGGCGCCAAAGACTGTGGATAACTTTATTCAAAAAGCTAACGCCGGTTTCTTTAATGGCTTGAAGTTTCACCGAGTGGAAGATTGGGTTATTCAGGGCGGTGATCCGCTGAGCCGTGATGAGTCTCAAAAAGACTTGTGGGGCACTGGTGGCGGCAATATTGATACCGAGCTTTCGGACAAACCGTTCGGCGTTGGCGCTTTGGGCGTAGCCAGAGGCAACGAGATAAAGATCTCGAACGACTCGCAATTCTTCATAACCAAAAAGGACGCGCAGTTTTTAAACAGCCAGTACACGATCTTTGGTCAAGTCACCGCCGGCATGGACGTCGTTGAAAAAATCGCCATCGGCGACCTCATCAAATCCGTAACTATTAAATAA
- a CDS encoding Hsp20 family protein: protein MPRFRLLLRQLRTQRDLSQEELARELNVSRQSIISLERGEYLPSAPVLISLMEFFRCNLPDLIEGINIVQQATDNEIQEGGEQSKMQLAPWSPFQAMDRMQEEMSEMVNRNFGRGDWSRALGTVAGAMNIHETDKEYEIELQVPGYAEDDVQIEMTEDTLTITGTKKHDENEKEGKNVVRREWQHSEFSRSIRFATPIKEDKVEAKLENGTLKIVAPKVEPAKPKTTKIQVKKK, encoded by the coding sequence ATGCCTCGATTCCGTTTATTACTACGCCAGTTACGCACCCAGCGAGATCTGAGCCAAGAAGAATTGGCTCGGGAATTAAACGTATCTCGCCAATCGATAATCTCGCTTGAACGTGGCGAGTATCTGCCTAGCGCGCCAGTTTTGATTTCACTGATGGAATTTTTCCGCTGTAATTTGCCGGATTTAATCGAAGGCATAAACATTGTTCAGCAAGCAACCGATAACGAAATTCAGGAAGGAGGTGAGCAGTCGAAGATGCAATTAGCACCATGGAGTCCGTTTCAGGCAATGGATCGAATGCAAGAAGAGATGAGCGAGATGGTCAACCGTAATTTTGGTCGTGGTGATTGGTCGCGAGCACTGGGCACCGTTGCCGGCGCCATGAATATTCATGAAACCGACAAAGAGTACGAAATCGAATTACAGGTTCCGGGTTACGCCGAAGACGATGTTCAGATCGAGATGACGGAAGATACACTAACTATCACTGGCACTAAAAAGCACGACGAAAATGAGAAAGAAGGCAAGAATGTTGTGCGTCGTGAGTGGCAACACAGTGAGTTCAGTCGTTCAATTCGATTTGCCACGCCGATCAAAGAAGACAAGGTTGAGGCCAAACTCGAAAACGGGACGCTTAAGATAGTGGCGCCGAAAGTGGAACCGGCTAAGCCGAAGACCACGAAGATTCAGGTGAAGAAGAAGTAG
- a CDS encoding ABC transporter permease gives MLLDSLRSAIGSLWANKLRSFLTVLGIVIGIYAVVTLLSAARGVQKQIAGFVEDFGPRTILIMPGEQAEEGAPSISGITAPSTIFVDDVTHLQDKSKLLDPDMEYAVFFGGLVNHNDKKLNGLPVGITPGAEDLFSVKIVGGRSINDNDLTNKNRVIVLSEKSAEQISVKVGDSVKIGASTFEVVGLFKIDQELNLTSTTGDMFLVPASVATEINKSEAVNRIVVKAKTVEDVDPAIAEVKSLLTAKHGTSDFSVFKPTDLLSTVNQITDVMAYLVVGIASISLLVGGIGISNIMLVTVTERTREIGIRKAVGATESAILLQFLIEAILLTLFGSLIGIGLARISTLLIARFSPLNPVMSWQTIMLAVGMGAFAGIVFGLFPAIRAARKNPVDALRFE, from the coding sequence ATGCTGCTTGACAGCTTACGGAGCGCCATCGGCTCACTCTGGGCCAATAAACTGCGTAGCTTCCTGACGGTGCTTGGCATCGTTATCGGCATCTACGCCGTGGTGACGTTGCTTTCGGCCGCCCGTGGCGTACAGAAACAAATTGCCGGCTTCGTTGAGGACTTTGGGCCACGGACGATCCTGATTATGCCGGGCGAACAAGCTGAAGAAGGGGCGCCGAGTATCTCTGGCATAACGGCACCGTCAACGATTTTCGTTGACGATGTGACGCACTTGCAAGACAAATCTAAATTACTTGATCCAGACATGGAGTACGCCGTCTTCTTTGGCGGACTCGTTAACCACAACGACAAGAAGCTGAACGGCCTGCCAGTTGGTATAACGCCTGGCGCGGAAGATTTATTCAGCGTCAAGATAGTCGGTGGCCGCAGTATCAACGACAACGACCTTACCAATAAGAACAGGGTAATCGTCTTAAGCGAGAAGTCAGCTGAACAAATAAGCGTTAAAGTTGGCGATAGCGTCAAAATTGGGGCGTCAACTTTTGAGGTTGTGGGCTTATTCAAAATTGACCAAGAATTGAATCTCACTTCTACGACCGGCGATATGTTTTTGGTTCCGGCGAGCGTCGCCACCGAGATTAATAAATCAGAAGCCGTTAACCGCATTGTCGTCAAAGCCAAAACGGTTGAAGACGTTGACCCGGCGATAGCGGAGGTTAAAAGCCTGCTTACCGCGAAACACGGTACGAGTGACTTTTCAGTCTTTAAGCCGACCGATCTGCTTTCGACGGTCAATCAAATTACCGACGTCATGGCTTATCTCGTGGTTGGAATTGCCTCTATCTCCCTGCTTGTCGGCGGAATAGGCATCTCCAATATCATGCTCGTCACTGTGACAGAGCGGACGCGAGAGATCGGTATTCGAAAGGCCGTTGGCGCTACCGAAAGTGCAATCTTGTTGCAATTTCTGATCGAAGCAATACTGTTGACCCTCTTTGGCTCTTTGATCGGCATTGGCTTAGCGCGTATCTCGACGCTACTAATCGCTAGATTCTCCCCGCTTAATCCCGTTATGAGCTGGCAAACAATCATGTTAGCCGTTGGAATGGGCGCTTTTGCTGGTATTGTCTTTGGCCTTTTCCCGGCAATTCGCGCCGCCCGTAAAAATCCCGTCGACGCTTTGCGGTTTGAGTAA
- a CDS encoding ABC transporter ATP-binding protein, translating to MLQLKSINRDYKLGETIHALDDLNLTIRDGEFIGIIGPSGCGKSTLLNIIGLLDVPNSGEYIIDSKRVDDLNSKQRAKYRNETFGFVFQSFNLLPRTTAYDNVMLPLKYRHGDSRDQKAREVLGNVGLLDREHSRPNQLSGGQQQRVAIARALVTAPKVILADEPTGNLDTKTGLEIMELFKRIHKTGTTIVMVTHNTELLNYADRVIQMKDGQITKDERRSNAA from the coding sequence ATGCTTCAGCTCAAAAGTATTAACCGCGACTATAAACTGGGCGAGACGATCCACGCCCTTGATGACCTTAATCTAACGATTCGGGACGGCGAGTTCATCGGCATTATCGGACCGAGCGGCTGCGGTAAATCGACACTATTAAACATTATCGGCTTGCTCGACGTACCTAATTCTGGCGAATACATCATCGACAGCAAAAGAGTTGACGACTTAAATAGTAAACAGCGCGCCAAGTATCGAAACGAGACCTTCGGTTTTGTTTTTCAGTCTTTTAATCTTTTGCCGCGAACTACGGCTTACGACAACGTCATGTTGCCGTTGAAATACCGCCACGGCGACTCCCGGGACCAGAAAGCGCGCGAGGTATTAGGAAACGTCGGCTTGCTCGATCGTGAGCATAGTCGGCCAAATCAGCTAAGTGGCGGCCAACAGCAGCGTGTTGCCATCGCCCGAGCGCTCGTCACGGCGCCAAAAGTTATCCTTGCCGATGAACCAACCGGGAACCTAGACACCAAGACCGGCCTGGAAATCATGGAACTTTTTAAACGAATTCATAAAACTGGCACCACGATCGTTATGGTGACGCACAATACCGAGCTGTTAAATTACGCCGACCGTGTCATTCAGATGAAGGACGGCCAGATTACTAAAGACGAGCGGAGGAGCAATGCTGCTTGA